The nucleotide window CTGAGGTAGTCAACCCATAATTGTATGAACTAAGACTGGTATTACCACCGGCTCCCTCTGCTTGTCCGGTACTTTCGGTATCCCAATAACAGTTCTGTACAACACTATTCGTGTCATAATAAACCCCAATTAATCCTCCCAATGATGTGTTTCCTGCTGTTGAAGGTATTACCTCCCCGCTTGCATAGGAATAGGTTATACGTGTATCTGAACTATTGCTTCCAACCAAGCCTCCAACACGGTCCTTACCGGTCACTGTTCCCTTGGCATAAGATTTCTTCACGTGTCCGATATAGGAATCATTATTATTGGTCATTTTACCTACCAGACCGCCAACATTATAAATCCCGGATACATTACCTATAGCATAACTATACTCGATGCTGCCCCAGTTGAGCCCAACAAGTCCACCGACATAATCCTCAATAGAAGTTACCGTAACATCGGCAAATGAGTTTTCAATACTTCCATAGTTATCACCAACCAATCCACCACATCTCCCGTCTGTACAATGAACCTTACCCGTTACCGATGAATTAGACACTTTTCCATTCTGATTAACCATACCGGCTAATCCCCCAGTTCCTCGGCCGCTTCCAGTTATATCTACATTTTCAAGTTTTATATTTCTTACCTCTACACCATCACCTATACTCACAAACATTCCTACGTTGTCATCACGATCAATAGTTAAGTCCGATATTATATATCCCTGTCCGTCATACACACCACCAGATAAATATAGTGGCTTAAAACCCTTCCCAAGATTCCAACTTGCCGTTTCAGATCCGTCGATATCATCAATTTGTACAAAATAATCTGAATTATATTCAGGGTTATCTATCGCCTGCAACTGCTCGATAGTCGAAATCTGAAAAGGATCTGCTTCTGTTCCCGTCCCCCCAGCGAATGGACTATCAAACACCGCGGTAATCATTTTTGCCGTATCTACCGTAATAGTAATAAGAGTATCAGTTCCAGAAATATCACCTTGCCATTCCATCAAAGACCACCCGTGAGCAGGATTAGCCTCAATCTCAACCGTTGAATTATAGAGGTACTCTTGCTGATCGGGATTCAATACTACTGCACCTGAACCGTCAGTAATGACATTAATTCCAAAAGACTTTTTCTCAAACAAGGCTGTTACTTCCTGAGGGTTTTCTACGGTAATTTGCACCGGATTTTCGGAG belongs to Fodinibius sp. Rm-B-1B1-1 and includes:
- a CDS encoding InlB B-repeat-containing protein; translated protein: MRYLLQTFIILFTLAVISCSSNGTGPDSEAGNNEETSTYNLDVTVTPSEGGSISPSASDSYEDGEQIELQADANDEYLFIGWTGDIESSDNPLSLTIDQDYSITANFELKNYKLVVNTEGEGTVNEKIVEQQSKEYEHGTVVELTASPAKGYKFVEWTGDVTGSENPVQITVENPQEVTALFEKKSFGINVITDGSGAVVLNPDQQEYLYNSTVEIEANPAHGWSLMEWQGDISGTDTLITITVDTAKMITAVFDSPFAGGTGTEADPFQISTIEQLQAIDNPEYNSDYFVQIDDIDGSETASWNLGKGFKPLYLSGGVYDGQGYIISDLTIDRDDNVGMFVSIGDGVEVRNIKLENVDITGSGRGTGGLAGMVNQNGKVSNSSVTGKVHCTDGRCGGLVGDNYGSIENSFADVTVTSIEDYVGGLVGLNWGSIEYSYAIGNVSGIYNVGGLVGKMTNNNDSYIGHVKKSYAKGTVTGKDRVGGLVGSNSSDTRITYSYASGEVIPSTAGNTSLGGLIGVYYDTNSVVQNCYWDTESTGQAEGAGGNTSLSSYNYGLTTSEMTGSNAKTNMSEFDFVSIWQSVDSDYPTLFWE